Proteins from one Solenopsis invicta isolate M01_SB chromosome 11, UNIL_Sinv_3.0, whole genome shotgun sequence genomic window:
- the LOC105194668 gene encoding carboxypeptidase B isoform X2 encodes MQPCLNFKGREEDRLVFAKASNHQNTPRDLLWDEDDDDDDYRGFSLFGLVESVLSVVASGLSTVVNSIVGTEKKDSRSRTRRINYRNFHLIRAFPNTASQVTDLRELRDAEPEDIKFWSFPNSNRTSDMIVSPDLVNDVKEFLKDKKINFKILISDIQKTISYQNPKMSKEQRDDLVINQGHTMTWKRYHRYGDIIRYLEHLATKYPKMVKLITIGHSYEGQPIKVAKVSTGSNKQGQKKPAIWIDAGMHGREWIGTAVATYILNQLVEKNTSYTKLLDNSDWMILPVVNPDGYEYSHVSDRFWRKTRSNHVESQNDSRYTPSNLLQLVTHYARWLWTTCEGVDPNRNFAYHWGEEKEGGASLDPCQETYSGPFAFSEPETKAMADYILANKEDIRLYLTLHSYSQMWLVPWGYTRSKPSDYSDLVNVAKKAINAIAKIHGTNYQLGPAAELMYPISGASDDWAKGVASIKYAYTVELRDRGTYGFLLPATQIVPTAREIWAGIRAIARLVTYNT; translated from the exons ATGCAGCCGTGTTTGAATTTCAAAGGTAGAGAAGAGGATCGTCTCGTATTCGCTAAAGCAAGTAATCATCAGAACACACCCAGAGACTTACTCTGGGATGaagatgatgacgatgatgattaTAGAGGTTTTTCTTTATTTGGCCTCGTTGAATCCGTGCTGTCCGTCGTAGCTAGCGGACTCAGCACAGTTGTGAACAGTATCGTCGGTACCGAGAAAAAGGATTCACGGTCACGTACCAGAAGAATAAACTATAGAAATTTCCATTTAATCAGGGCATTTCCTAACACGGCAAGTCAAGTTACGGATTTGCGCGAATTAAGAGACGCCGAGCctgaagatattaaattttggtCCTTTCCAAATTCTAACAG AACTTCTGACATGATTGTATCGCCAGATCTTGTAAATGATGTTaaggaatttttaaaggatAAGAAGATtaacttcaaaatattaatatcggATATTCAG AAGACTATCTCTTATCAAAATCCAAAAATGTCTAAAGAACAGCGCGACGATTTGGTCATCAATCAAGGCCATACGATGACGTGGAAACGTTATCATCGATACGGAG ATATCATACGCTATTTAGAACACTTAGCCACCAAATATCCCAAAAtggtaaaattaataacaattggACATAGCTATGAGGGTCAGCCGATAAAGGTGGCGAAGGTTTCGACAGGATCGAACAAACAAGGCCAAAAGAAACCCGCCATTTGGATCGATGCCG GCATGCACGGACGAGAATGGATTGGTACCGCAGTGGCGACCTACATATTGAATCAGTTGGTAGAGAAGAATACGAGCTacacaaaattattagataattcGGACTGGATGATTCTGCCGGTTGTTAATCCTGACGGTTATGAGTACAGCCATGTCAGTGATCGTTTTTGGAGGAAGACCAGAAGCAATCATGTGGAAAGTCAGAATGATAGTAG GTACACGCCTTCCAATTTATTACAGCTCGTAACGCACTATGCCAGATGGTTATGGACTACATGCGAAGGAGTCGATCCGAATCGAAATTTTGCGTACCACTGGGGCgaagagaaagaaggaggaGCTAGTTTAGATCCTTGTCAGGAAACGTATTCCGGGCCTTTCGCCTTCTCTGAACCAGAAACGAAGGCGATGGCAGATTATATTTTGGCGAACAAAGAAGATATTCG aTTGTACTTGACTTTGCATTCTTATTCTCAAATGTGGCTGGTACCATGGGGTTACACACGTTCGAAACCGTCGGATTACTCTGATTTGGTAAACGTGGCGAAGAAAGCAATTAATGCGATTGCGAAAATTCACGGCACTAATTATCAACTTGGACCAGCAGCAGAACTAATGTATCCGATTTCTG gAGCGTCTGACGATTGGGCTAAAGGCGTCGCTTcgataaaatatgcatatacgGTGGAGCTACGTGATCGCGGAACATATGGATTCCTATTACCGGCTACTCAAATAGTTCCGACTGCGCGCGAAATTTGGGCAGGCATACGAGCGATCGCCCGATTAGTTACGTACAACACGTGA